One window from the genome of Mastacembelus armatus chromosome 18, fMasArm1.2, whole genome shotgun sequence encodes:
- the LOC113145933 gene encoding high mobility group protein B3-like isoform X2 has translation MMRKDVNKPKGKTSAYAFFVQTCREEHRKKNPEQSVNFAEFSKKCSERWKQRHRGPRRGPGPGPALTPSPSSSSSASVARTESVRKTLRN, from the exons ATGATGCGTAAGGACGTCAACAAGCCGAAGGGGAAGACGTCGGCGTACGCCTTCTTTGTCCAGACGTGTCGAGAGGAGCACCGGAAGAAAAACCCTGAGCAGTCGGTCAACTTTGCAGAGTTCTCCAAGAAATGCTCAGAGAGATGGAAG cagagacacagaggacCCAGGagaggaccaggaccaggaccagctCTGACACcttcaccttcatcatcatcatcagcgtCTGTGGCTCGGACTGAGTCTGTGAGGAAGACTCTCAGGAACTGA
- the LOC113145933 gene encoding high mobility group protein B3-like isoform X3 — MMRKDVNKPKGKTSAYAFFVQTCREEHRKKNPEQSVNFAEFSKKCSERWKRHRGPRRGPGPGPALTPSPSSSSSASVARTESVRKTLRN; from the exons ATGATGCGTAAGGACGTCAACAAGCCGAAGGGGAAGACGTCGGCGTACGCCTTCTTTGTCCAGACGTGTCGAGAGGAGCACCGGAAGAAAAACCCTGAGCAGTCGGTCAACTTTGCAGAGTTCTCCAAGAAATGCTCAGAGAGATGGAAG agacacagaggacCCAGGagaggaccaggaccaggaccagctCTGACACcttcaccttcatcatcatcatcagcgtCTGTGGCTCGGACTGAGTCTGTGAGGAAGACTCTCAGGAACTGA